A genomic region of Pseudopipra pipra isolate bDixPip1 chromosome W, bDixPip1.hap1, whole genome shotgun sequence contains the following coding sequences:
- the LOC135404896 gene encoding serine/threonine-protein kinase pim-1-like → MRPRQRNPSTEPPTPVSILGGGVRRQLGAKEPLHERYRLHSLLGSGGFGRVYAGTCLADGAPVAIKAVSRDGIRRWGELVSERGQRQKAGRDGRGRAEARQGLAEGEQADRHGISPTDDPVVPPQPDGTRAPLEIVLLDKVSNGFPGVIQLLEWFELPNGFLLVMEHPEPSQDLSRLLRAWGFLPEEMAWGLFRQVLQAVRHCTSCGVLHRDIKPQNILLHLATGEAKLLDFGCGTFLKDTVYTQFAGEPTAGGCSWCRASHGHARVWQWRLPLWPRGNRISSSAKLLLMGLGGYCETGPGLGDSLCHPPCPGLGTLSYSPPEWIYLKRYHGEEATIWSLASCSTRWSAGSTLSAKAPTPSGPSSRSQHGSLQVDTNLCGTGE, encoded by the exons ATGAG gcccaggcagaggaaccccagcacggagcccccgacccccgtcagcatcttggggggcggCGTCCGACGGCagctcggg GCCAAGGAGCCGCTGCACGAGCGCTACCGGCTGCATTCGCTGCTGGGCAGCGGCGGCTTCGGCCGCGTCTACGCGGGGACCTGCCTGGCGGACGGAGCCCCG GTGGCCATCAAAGCCGTGTCCCGGGATGGCATCCGGCGCTGGGGCGAGCTGGTGAGCGAGCGGGGCCAGCGGCAGaaagcggggcgggacgggcggggacGAGCCGAGGCCCGGCAGG GGCTGGCCGAGGGGGAGCAGGCAGACAGGCATGGCATCAGCCCCACTGACGACCCCGTGGTCCCCCCGCAGCCTGACGGCACCCGGGCCCCCCTGGAGATCGTGCTGCTGGACAAGGTGTCCAATGGCTTCCCTGGGGtcatccagctgctggagtggTTCGAGCTCCCCAACGGGTTCCTCTTGGTGATGGAGCATCCGGAGCCGTCTCAGGACCTCTCTCGCTTACTGAGGGCGTGGGGGTTCCTGCCGGAGGAGATGGCGTGGGGGCTGTTCCGCCAGGTGCTGCAGGCCGTGCGGCACTGCACCAGCTGCGGCGTCCTGCACCGGGACATCAAGCCCCAGAACATCCTCCTCCACCTGGCCACCGGCGAGGCCAAGCTCCTGGACTTTGGATGTGGCACCTTCCTTAAGGACACGGTCTACACCCAGTTTGCAGGTGAGCCCACAGCCGGGGGATGCTCCTGGTGCCGGGCATCGCATGGCCATGCCCGGGTGTGGCAGTGGAGATTGCCCCTTTGGCCGAGGGGGAACAGGATTAGTTCTTCAGCCAAGTTGCTTttgatggggctggggggttaCTGTGAGACAGGCCCCGGCCTTGGCGAcagcctgtgccacccaccctgTCCCGGGCTGG GAACACTGTCATACAGCCCGCCAGAGTGGATCTACCTCAAGCGCTACCACGGCGAGGAGGCGACCATCTGGTCCCTGGCATCCTGCTCTACCAGATGGTCTGCGGGAAGCACCCTTTCCGCAAAGGCCCCAACACCATCTGGGCCCAGCTCCCGTTCCCAGCACGGGTCTCTCCAGGTGGATACCAATCTTTGTGGCACGGGGGAATAA